The genome window GCGGTGAGAGGAGAAGAGATCCCTGGAGCGATTGCTGGAGCGCTTGGAGGAGTAGGAATATGAGAAGGACTGGCTCTTACTGCTTTTGCGGGGGTGCTCATCCCGgctccgcctccgcctgctcTCTGAAGTGCTGCTCTCCTCCAGCTCAATGTCCTCCAGCTCTGAGGCTTTGCGCCACTGGTGCACCGAGTAATGTCCATTCTCCCCTGGCTGCATCCTCAGTGACGTGCAGCCCCGAGGGGCCCGGCTCAGCCCATTCTCAGACAGGGAAGAGCCCTCAGGCACCGTGCGCTTCTCAGAAAGGGTCCTGGTCCTCAGCTTGGCCACCCGGTAGATGCGGACATAAACCAGCACCATGATCAGGCAGGGGGCGAAGAAGGAGCCAATGCATGAAGAGAGGATGTACCAGGTTTCATCATTGAGTTTGCACAGGGGGAAGAGGTCCCCCTCGGGGTCTCGGTACACGGAGATCAAGGGGGGGAAGGAGATAACAGCTGAGATGAGCCAGACAGTGAGGATGATCCCCTTGATCCTCCGTGGGGTCCGTTTGAGGTTGTACTCCACCGCCTGGGTGACAGACCAATACCTGTCCAGGCTGATGGCGCACAGGTGCACTATGGAGGATGTGCAGAACAGCACATCCAGCGCCAGGTAAATGTTGCACCACGCTTTGCCAAAGTACCAGTAGTCCATGATCTCGTTGGCCAAGGAGAAAGGCATGACCAAGGTGGCCACCAGGATGTCAGCGCTGGCCAAGGACACCAGGAAGAGGTTCTGCGGGGCTCGCAGCGCCTTGCTGGTCAGCACGGCGATCACCACCAGCACGTTGCCCACGATGGTGAAGACGATCAGGAAACCCACCACAGCTGCCAAACTGGCCACAGCCCCAGGGGAGTAGTGGgagggaggctgctgcaggggcgaagaggaggggaaggcaaGGGAGCCATTGGGGGTGCCAACACTGATGTTCATCAGCACCAGCAGATCCATGGTGGGAGTGGGAGGGTCCTATTCAGCCATGGGGGCCAACCTCCCAGCCCCGGAGACCAAGCCACTGGGGCTGCCTCTCCAAGTTGGTGCCTTCATCCCCACCACGGGGGAGGAGGCTGCTTCCTTCTGTCACACAGCCAGCTGGAGAGCGGggcttcccctccgccccccccaaacaaaatatcctgccccctcccccggctgtaGGCTTTCCTCCTTGCTAAGTACCCAGGCACATGGCCGAGCCCAGGAACGGCCGGCACCAGGCGGGCTCTGCTTTCCCCCTGCTCCTGTAATCCTGCCGGGGCGGGCAGCGGAGGTCAGGAGGCGCCCAGGGGTGCAGGTTACCCCCCCTCCGCGCCGCTCTCCCGGGTCAGGAGGGAGCCAGCACCGCGGAGTGGCGAGTGCCCCTTGCGCGGAGAGCTccgaggcggcggcggcggcggcaatCCCATTCGGCGGCGCCTCCTCCGTTCGCCCCGCGCCGGAGCGAGCTCGGCGCGAAGCCGCAGCTGCCCGCTCGCTCCGCTGTAATCTCACACGCGGCTCCCCATCAGCTGCCTGCCCGGGCGATCTGAGCATGCTCCGTCCCAGCACCGAAGCAGCCGCTGCCTGCAGCCCGCGCCCGCCCCTCGCTCGCTGGCAGCTACAGGCTGCAGCCCCCGAAGCCGGCTGGCAGCGCGCCCTCCTCTGCTGCCTGGTCGCGCCCAGGCGCCGCTCCGCCGCCCGGGGCTGCAGCCGGGGAAGGGGGCGACACGCGGCGGCTGCGATCCGGCGGCCGCTCCATCGCGTTAGCGCGGACCCGCCttgggttggtttttgtttgggttccccccaccccccaatactTCCGCCTCACTCTGCAGCCAGCGTTGCCGCCCCTCGGCGCCCCGCCATGGGGGGGATGCAGTGGCTAGAGTCTGTCCTCCTGGCGCCGTTTCCAAGCCAGCCCTCGGTGCTGTATTGTCTTTTCTGGTCACAGCACTAACTTTGCGGGTCCGATCGCGCCCCGCACACCGGCGTGTGAAGCGGCAGGTCAATGCTGTGCCCGCTAGAGGCCGCTCTGACAGTGCCCGTCCCACCGCAGCTCGGGGTAGGAAGCCCAGCGGGAGATGAAGCGGACCACAGCGGCGTTTCATCTCCCAGCTGTGTGTTCTGTGAGTAACGGGGACGGCGCTGGCAGTTTGTGGGACCTTGCAAAGGGGtgcgcgggggggagggggggggttgaatttcttgatttttatttatcGGGATTTCGTTCTAAGCCTTGTAAATCTAGCATGctgcttcccccccaaaaaacagagTCTGGCTCTCCCTCTGCACTTTAGCTGGAATGGATTGGAAAGGTGGTTTATAACTGATCTTTAAAAATGCACTGTGTTTGCGTTTAGATCTGCAGATCAGCTTGAAATACACAGATCGGATTGTGAGGTGCACCTTCATAGGTGGAATTAAGGGTAATACTCTTCTAGAGCCTGGTCTTCCTATTTAAGGCAAAACTCCAGCTGATtttgatgggagcaggattgggcgcTTAATGAGCTGAAAGGGCTTTTTAAGTTTAGGAAATAAGTCTTGTTCTCTGGAAGAACTCAGTGGCACAGGAGACTATTATTAATCTCTGGTATCTGGGGATCAGGTTCAGAACGTGATGTTCCCTTGTGGTCATTGACAAGCCAAAGGCTATAACAGGGCATGTTGAGCTGTTTTCTTCTCTCAGACCCCAGACCTTGGCACCTGTCCAGAAGATGTGAGCTAATAACATAAGCACAACCGCAACGAATATGTTACTTCTTCTTCTGAACATCCCGTCTTCTCTGAGTCTGTCTTTTCGATTACAAGTTCTTGGGgcagtgtctctctctcagtgCTGAAAACCAGTGCTTTAGTAATTGAAATTGCTGTGTGCTTTAGTGAAGCAGTGAATTTGCCaatgctttaataataataacataATTTTGCTCACATGGTTAGTCCCACAGATTTCAGGTGAGCTGGCCTTGGAATTCAGTGTCCACTCCCGTTAGTGTCAGTGGGGGCTCTGAATTTAGAGCAACATATGGCTTTTAAGATTGAGCTTGTGTTGACAGAGCTGAATGGAGATGTTTGTGTATTACCAGCAAGTACTATGCTTGCTCCTTGTAGCCTGTTTAATAATCCTTCACGCTCATGAGCACCAAAGGCACATTGGAATAATGTAAACAGTAAGGATACGTTTGATGCTAACAGGAGTGGCTTTTATTGTCTATAGCTGAGTTACTTTATAAAGGATTGAGTCAACAATGATCAGATACGATATTGCTTGATTAAGTGCTAACAACATCCCCATTTTCCATATTGcaactttaaaaaatgcaaaacaaatataTGCAATATAACAATCTCTGCCTTGTGAAAATTAGGGAAAAGCTGAATATCTTTGAAACAAATGTTGTCACAATGATGGCTTTTTACATATTTAAGGCTTCTAGAGCATAGTAATGTAGGGCTGGCAGGGACCAGTCTAACCCCACATGCTGAGGCAGGAAAAAGTAAATGTTAATTTAGGGaaattttcttgatttttttttcattttttcatttcttcTCATACTCAAAATTTAAATGCTATGATCAGATttttttggtctgacccagctgACTTTGGCACAGGACCAGTGTTGTGATGAGGGCAAAGATGACTTGCCCACCTTTGTGTCTCCTGGATCAAGCTATGGAATGGTCCGTTCTCTAGTGTAAGTTAGAGTAGCCTTTAGACTACTCTAATTACACCCAGCTGTACACAGCTCCAAAGGGATGTTCTTCCAGCTGGGGATAGCCAACTGCAGAGGAAATGCCACTGGACCAGGGGCCAGGATCTTGCTCTGAGCCTTATAGTAATTTTTGTCTATGTGTAGGACATTGGGTTCTGATATTTCCTCTTCTGAAAAATTCATTTCAGGATTGTGAAAAAACCTGGGTTGATGGCAGTGGTGCATGACATCCACCAAAGAAATGCAGTATCTGTAGTGCCGATTCCCCAGTGCCAAACCAATATGCCTCAATTGTTACCTGGAAGGAGCCACTCTCGGACCAAGCAGGTATTTCAGTAACTCCACCCACGAGTCAGTCCTTGGCCGTGCTCTTCAAAGCCAAATCTCAAAGGCACCAATTAGTGTCAAATCCTCAGAGCCATATCAACCCACCTCAAATCTTCAAATCCTTCTCACCCCACTCAGAAAGGTAGTCTTGCTGACTTCAGGGGACTAATTATATAAATAAGGCAAGCAAGCTGGATCTGAACCATTTGGTTTAGAATTTGGTGAATACATGCATGCTAAATAAGTTCAATAAACAGTACAAACCTACTCGTGTACAGAGACCTTGCAAACGAGTGGTAAAGATACTACCATATGCTGTTGACTTTGTTTgctatttccctcccccacccccccacaatcTATTTGGGCCCTGTTTGAAATCTTTGATAGACTTCAGTATATCTCTGTAGCTAAGAaaggatggtctggtggttagggGACTGGTCTAGCGCTCAGGAGAACTGGGTTTAATTGCTTATTCTAGCACCAACTTCTTGTGTATcctgggacaagtcacttagtctctttgtgcctgggttcctatctgtaaaatggaggtaatagtACTTCCTTGCCTTACAAGAGTAttatgaggataaatgcattaaagattctgAAGGACTCagctactatggtaatggggatATATAAGTACCTAAAACAGAGTGTATTGTTGGTTCATTTTTTTAACTCAAAGTATTATGTGAATGCTCGCtgcccacttaaaaaaaaaatacctggcgaaaaaatacaaaaactgaaAGTTAtcataaaatgaatgaaaagtaAAATCATGATTCATGCTTAAAGTATAACTTCATCATATTTTGGGACCATCAAGCCAAGAAATGTTGAGAGGATTATAAAACAGCTTGAAGCAAATTTGTTTCTTTCATTTGATCTGAAGAGAATGAAAACACATCTAAGAGAACAAAACTAGACAAGAAAACACAACAAATACGACATTATAGGGAACTTAGCCCCTGCTTCACcaaagtgcttaagcacatgcttaattctaATCGCATTGAGtagtcttgttgacttcagtaagaactacttgtgcttaattttaagcatgtgcttaagcgccttgctgaattagggccataCATATTTATGGTTCAGTCCTGGAAGGTACTGAACACTCATGCAGAGTGTGTAACTTACCAACGTGCTTACCACAGTGCAACACTCGGGTTTCAGATGGAGTGGAAGGTGTTCAGCACTAAAGCTGGTTGGGACTTTTCCAGTGAACTgcttttttgtcagaaaatgctgattcatgtAACCAAAATTGTTTGCAGGTATGAGCTGGTTGACAatttttttgccttttgaaacAAGTTTTGAACCATCAAATCATTTTGtttggacattttcaaaatggaaaattctgttttttccagttgaaaatgactttttgtttccaaATTAAAGCTAATTAtagtaaataattaaaatgttcaaaactgaaataaaacactTTCAAATTATCAAAGTATTTCGACTGACCTGAGCCAAtcttttttccagatttttgtttcacaaatattttcatgaTTTTGACTCTTTGTCCCATTCAggatgggaaatttttttttttttgacatctTGAAAATGTTCACAGGATGGAAAAACAGATTACCCCTCTGCTCTCCCTAGCCCCTCACAGGAGCAATCAGCATCTAGTAGGAAGGAGCCTtaaggtctgattttcaaaacagGCATGCTCCCTAAATAGGAGGTCAGCAAAAGCActgggtgcccagcacctctgaaaaattcaGACCCTTAGGGATTATATCAAGGGGTCCCATTGGCAGTGCTGCAAGTAAGATTCAAGGTTCCCATTTTAATTGCCTGTTCTCatggatccagggttttgatcTAAGGCTCTGGATACTCTAGAGAGCTTATAGCAGGGCAGCTGCAAGCTTTCTAGTATAGCCACactaagctgacgggagagagtTCTGCCATCAGCTTAATTTCTCCATCCTCTACAAGTggcagtgtcaaggttccttccccactctgaactctagggtacagatgtggggacctgcatgaaaacctcctaagcttacttttaccagcttaggttaaaacttcccca of Natator depressus isolate rNatDep1 chromosome 4, rNatDep2.hap1, whole genome shotgun sequence contains these proteins:
- the ADRA2C gene encoding alpha-2C adrenergic receptor, producing MDLLVLMNISVGTPNGSLAFPSSSPLQQPPSHYSPGAVASLAAVVGFLIVFTIVGNVLVVIAVLTSKALRAPQNLFLVSLASADILVATLVMPFSLANEIMDYWYFGKAWCNIYLALDVLFCTSSIVHLCAISLDRYWSVTQAVEYNLKRTPRRIKGIILTVWLISAVISFPPLISVYRDPEGDLFPLCKLNDETWYILSSCIGSFFAPCLIMVLVYVRIYRVAKLRTRTLSEKRTVPEGSSLSENGLSRAPRGCTSLRMQPGENGHYSVHQWRKASELEDIELEESSTSESRRRRSRDEHPRKSSKSQSFSYSYSSKRSSNRSRDLFSSHRRRKRSSVCRKKVTQAREKRFTFVLAVVMGVFVVCWFPFFFSYSLYGICRKACEVPETLFKFFFWIGYCNSSLNPVIYTIFNQDFRRSFKHILFKKKKKNFLH